Proteins from a genomic interval of Brachybacterium vulturis:
- a CDS encoding replication-associated recombination protein A, with amino-acid sequence MDEDLFSLSGDAPAPRTLSDRNRDHRAPLAVRMRPRTLEEVVGQHAALEPGSPLRRLVSTDDSRTAPASVILWGPPGTGKTTLAYVVAQSGDREFVEVSAVLAGVKDIREVVDQARSRLRTIGRETVLFVDEVHRFSKSQQDALLPSVENRWVTLIAATTENPSFSVISPLLSRSIMVTLDPLEREDLDALVDRALSDERGLQGSVSLTDDAREALLRLGGGDARKILTSLEAAAAAALMKDSAEIDAATLAQAVNRAAVRYDRAGDQHYDVTSAFIKSMRGSDVDAALHYLARMIEAGEDPRFIARRVVIAAGEEVGMADPSALQVAVAAMQAVQMLGMPEGRIPLAQAVVHIATAPKSNASYKALDAAIADVRAGRGQGVPAHLRDAHYSGAEKLGHGVEYQYAHDAPHAVAAQQYAPDDLVGVDYYRPTTHGHEERTARRVEVLRGILRPRPPGTTTS; translated from the coding sequence ATGGACGAGGACCTCTTCTCCCTCAGCGGTGACGCGCCGGCGCCGCGCACCCTGTCGGACCGCAACCGGGACCACCGGGCACCGCTCGCGGTGCGGATGCGCCCGCGCACCCTCGAGGAGGTCGTCGGTCAGCACGCCGCCCTCGAACCGGGCAGCCCCCTGCGGCGGCTCGTCTCCACCGACGACTCCCGCACCGCGCCCGCCTCCGTCATCCTGTGGGGCCCGCCCGGCACCGGGAAGACCACTCTGGCCTACGTGGTCGCACAGTCCGGCGATCGCGAGTTCGTGGAGGTCTCCGCAGTGCTCGCCGGGGTCAAGGACATCCGAGAGGTCGTGGACCAGGCCCGCTCCCGCCTGCGGACCATCGGGCGCGAGACCGTCCTGTTCGTCGACGAGGTGCACCGCTTCTCGAAGTCCCAGCAGGACGCCCTGCTGCCCAGCGTCGAGAACCGATGGGTCACCCTCATCGCCGCGACCACCGAGAACCCCTCGTTCTCCGTGATCTCCCCGCTGCTGTCGCGCTCGATCATGGTCACCCTCGACCCGCTGGAGCGGGAGGACCTCGATGCGCTCGTGGATCGCGCGCTGAGCGATGAGCGAGGCCTGCAGGGCTCCGTCTCTCTCACCGACGACGCCCGCGAGGCGCTGCTGCGACTGGGCGGCGGGGACGCCCGCAAGATCCTCACCTCCCTCGAGGCCGCCGCCGCCGCGGCGCTGATGAAGGACTCCGCGGAGATCGATGCCGCCACCCTCGCGCAGGCCGTCAACCGTGCCGCCGTGCGCTATGACCGGGCCGGCGATCAGCACTACGACGTCACCAGCGCGTTCATCAAATCTATGCGCGGCAGCGACGTGGATGCCGCCCTGCACTACCTGGCCCGCATGATCGAGGCGGGGGAGGATCCTCGCTTCATCGCCCGCCGGGTGGTGATCGCCGCCGGCGAGGAGGTGGGCATGGCAGACCCCTCTGCCCTGCAGGTCGCGGTCGCCGCGATGCAGGCCGTGCAGATGCTGGGCATGCCCGAGGGCAGGATCCCCCTGGCCCAGGCCGTCGTCCATATCGCCACGGCGCCCAAGTCCAACGCCTCCTACAAGGCGCTGGACGCCGCGATCGCCGATGTGCGCGCCGGCAGGGGGCAGGGCGTGCCCGCCCACCTGCGCGATGCCCATTACTCCGGGGCGGAGAAGCTCGGCCACGGGGTCGAGTACCAGTACGCTCACGACGCGCCGCATGCCGTTGCCGCCCAGCAGTACGCCCCCGACGACCTGGTGGGGGTGGACTATTACCGGCCCACCACCCACGGGCACGAGGAGCGCACCGCCCGCCGGGTCGAGGTGCTGCGCGGGATCCTGCGGCCGCGGCCTCCGGGCACGACGACGAGCTGA
- a CDS encoding tRNA (cytidine(34)-2'-O)-methyltransferase: protein MVHVFLHEPVIAGNTGNAIRLSAVTGARLHLIEPLGFDLEDAKLRRAGLDYHDLADVSIHADAEQALATLPEARVFAFSAHTDVTFDSIEYSREDILLFGTEPTGLPEEVLAHPRITSRVRIPMLPARRSLNLANAVSIAVYEAWRQLGYDGAGA, encoded by the coding sequence ATGGTCCACGTCTTCCTCCATGAACCGGTCATCGCCGGGAACACCGGCAACGCGATCCGGCTCTCCGCCGTCACCGGCGCCCGTCTGCACCTGATCGAACCGCTCGGCTTCGACCTCGAGGACGCGAAGCTCCGCCGGGCCGGGCTGGACTACCACGATCTCGCCGACGTGAGCATCCACGCCGACGCCGAGCAGGCGCTGGCGACGCTGCCGGAGGCCCGGGTCTTCGCCTTCTCCGCGCACACCGACGTCACCTTCGACAGCATCGAGTACTCCCGCGAGGACATACTGCTGTTCGGGACCGAACCGACCGGACTGCCCGAGGAGGTGCTGGCCCATCCGCGGATCACCTCCCGGGTACGGATCCCGATGCTGCCCGCACGGCGGTCGCTCAACCTCGCCAACGCCGTCTCGATTGCCGTCTACGAGGCCTGGCGACAGCTCGGCTACGACGGGGCCGGAGCATGA
- the mltG gene encoding endolytic transglycosylase MltG, protein MDEEDLSFRELAETQGEPKQSAEHGRRRAPRRGGFLRRTLPVLLVLLVVGGLAYGGFEGYRWITSNVSVENEAQDFEGPGHGEVEVEVASGDTGAEIANTLVEQGVIKATGPFVNLFSNTPDASTIEPGIYSLRLEMTSADALNALMDPSNLAGHRVIIPEGKRLSEIWEVLAAETEIPVEDFEAAAEDYTSYGVPENEAGSLEGYLWPGRYDIYEDDSAEDVIATMWSRMEEQLTAREIPEDQWHRTLTIASLAEMEVRRPEDYGKVVRTIENRLEGVGEANGSPMKLQFDSTVHYATGKSGSVATTDEERASDDPYNTYRHAGLPPGPIASPGAGALDAAVDPPAGDWLYFVSVNGETGETKFAATWAEHTENVEEWQAWEAAN, encoded by the coding sequence ATGGACGAGGAGGACCTCTCCTTCCGCGAGCTCGCGGAGACGCAGGGCGAGCCCAAGCAGAGCGCGGAGCACGGTCGTCGGCGGGCTCCGCGACGCGGGGGATTCCTGCGGCGCACGCTGCCGGTGCTGCTGGTGCTGCTGGTGGTGGGAGGTCTCGCGTACGGAGGGTTCGAGGGCTACCGCTGGATCACCTCCAACGTCAGCGTCGAGAACGAGGCCCAGGACTTCGAAGGACCCGGCCACGGTGAGGTCGAGGTCGAGGTCGCCTCGGGAGATACCGGCGCCGAGATCGCGAACACGCTGGTGGAGCAGGGGGTCATCAAAGCCACCGGGCCGTTCGTGAATCTCTTCAGCAACACCCCGGACGCCTCCACGATCGAGCCCGGCATCTATTCGCTCCGCCTCGAGATGACCTCGGCGGATGCGCTGAACGCCTTGATGGATCCGTCGAACCTGGCCGGGCACCGGGTGATCATCCCCGAGGGGAAGCGGCTCAGCGAGATCTGGGAGGTGCTCGCCGCCGAGACCGAGATCCCCGTCGAGGACTTCGAGGCCGCGGCGGAGGACTACACCTCCTACGGCGTCCCCGAGAACGAGGCGGGCAGCCTCGAGGGCTACCTGTGGCCCGGCCGCTACGACATCTACGAGGACGATTCCGCAGAGGATGTCATCGCGACGATGTGGAGCCGGATGGAGGAGCAGCTCACCGCCCGGGAGATCCCCGAGGACCAGTGGCATCGCACTCTCACCATCGCCTCGCTCGCGGAGATGGAGGTGCGCAGGCCCGAGGACTACGGGAAGGTCGTGCGCACCATCGAGAACCGGCTCGAGGGCGTGGGGGAGGCGAACGGTTCCCCGATGAAGCTCCAGTTCGACTCCACGGTCCACTACGCGACCGGGAAGTCCGGGAGCGTCGCCACCACCGACGAGGAGCGTGCCTCCGATGACCCCTACAACACCTACCGCCACGCGGGGCTCCCGCCCGGTCCGATCGCGTCCCCCGGAGCGGGCGCCCTGGATGCCGCGGTCGATCCGCCGGCCGGCGACTGGCTCTATTTCGTGAGCGTGAACGGGGAGACCGGGGAGACGAAGTTCGCGGCCACCTGGGCGGAGCACACCGAGAACGTCGAGGAGTGGCAGGCCTGGGAAGCAGCGAACTGA
- the rpsD gene encoding 30S ribosomal protein S4 yields MTNVNRARRQARLSRALGLPLTPKSVKYFEKRPYPPGEHGRARRRTESDYAVRLKEKQRLRAQYGIREKQMHGAYLDAKKEPGLTGESMVELLEMRLDALVLRAGFARTTLQARQAVVHRHVLVDGKLVDRPSFRVKPGQTIQIKPKSQAMEPFQIAAEGGNSDVLATVPSYLSVELSDLKAQLVARPKRAEVPVTVDVQMVVEYYAR; encoded by the coding sequence GTGACCAACGTCAACCGTGCGCGCCGCCAGGCGCGTCTCTCCCGAGCCCTCGGGCTCCCGCTGACCCCGAAGTCCGTCAAGTACTTCGAGAAGCGCCCGTACCCCCCGGGCGAGCACGGCCGTGCCCGCCGCCGCACCGAGTCCGACTACGCCGTGCGACTCAAGGAGAAGCAGCGTCTGCGCGCCCAGTACGGCATCCGCGAGAAGCAGATGCACGGCGCCTACCTGGACGCCAAGAAGGAGCCGGGTCTGACCGGTGAGAGCATGGTCGAGCTGCTGGAGATGCGCCTGGACGCGCTCGTCCTCCGCGCCGGCTTCGCCCGCACCACCCTGCAGGCCCGTCAGGCCGTCGTGCACCGTCACGTCCTGGTCGACGGCAAGCTGGTGGACCGTCCCTCCTTCCGCGTGAAGCCGGGCCAGACCATCCAGATCAAGCCGAAGTCACAGGCGATGGAGCCCTTCCAGATCGCCGCCGAGGGTGGTAACTCGGACGTGCTGGCCACCGTCCCGTCGTACCTCTCGGTCGAGCTGTCGGACCTGAAGGCCCAGCTCGTCGCGCGCCCCAAGCGCGCCGAGGTCCCCGTGACCGTCGACGTCCAGATGGTCGTCGAGTACTACGCGCGCTGA
- a CDS encoding GntR family transcriptional regulator, whose amino-acid sequence MIITLSAAEGSPARQIHDQIGGLITTGRLGRGEHLPSVRQLASDLGVAPGTVAKAYRSLEADGLLVSRVGSGTRVSDQAAPVSSTVAQAARRLASAARSEGLSLEEAARVLRMTW is encoded by the coding sequence ATGATCATCACGCTGTCCGCCGCGGAGGGGAGCCCCGCCCGGCAGATCCACGATCAGATCGGCGGCCTGATCACCACCGGTCGGCTGGGCCGGGGCGAGCATCTGCCGTCCGTCCGTCAGCTCGCCTCGGACCTCGGGGTCGCGCCGGGCACGGTGGCGAAGGCCTACCGCTCGCTGGAGGCCGACGGTCTGCTCGTCTCCCGGGTCGGCTCCGGGACCCGGGTCAGCGACCAGGCGGCGCCGGTGTCCTCGACCGTCGCTCAGGCGGCCCGCCGGCTGGCGAGCGCGGCGCGCAGCGAGGGCCTCTCGCTCGAGGAGGCTGCGCGGGTGCTGCGCATGACCTGGTGA
- the alaS gene encoding alanine--tRNA ligase — MRTSEIHRRWLDFFAEKDHEIVPSASLVSSDPSILFTIAGMVPFIPYIIGTETAPYPRAASVQKCIRTNDIENVGRTTRHGTFFQMAGNFSFGDYFKTGAIDYSWEFLTTDQDHGGLGFDPERLWFTVWEQDEESYRHVTEVVGLDPQRVVRLPREEIFWDTGQPGPAGPCGEWHYDRGAEYGPDAVTGTVPEWPGDEKAEDRYIEIWNLVFDQFLRGEGKGKDYPLLGELDQKSIDTGLGVERVAYLLQGVDNMYEIDQIFPVIEKAQELSGRVYGADGEDDVHLRIIGDHVRSALMLVADGVRPGNEGRGYVLRRLIRRAVRSMRLLGYSERTMPALLPISKSLMVESYPALEADFVRISEIVYAEEEAFRRTLETGTTIFDDVAGAVKKEGGRVLPGEDAFRLHDTYGFPIDLTMEMAGEVGLQVDADAFRSAMQEQRERARADAAAKKAGHTDTALYNRLLTQRGGEVPFLGYTEDTVATTVESVLVDGALVDSVQAPAQVEVVLASTPFYAESGGQLADQGQISLTGGGLIEVDDVQRPVRGLIVHRGRLVEGELAQGAAAVATIDAERRGAIARAHTATHMVHESLREELGGSATQAGSENSPGRMRFDFRYGQAVPKSVLEQIEGRVNTLLQDELTVTDQQMSLDEAKALGAQALFGEKYGDIVRVVSIGGDWSRELCGGTHVDSTGAIGTVQLMGEASIGSGVRRVDALVGLSAYRHQAKEHALVSQLSELLKVGAAEELPERVRSLTQRMKDMEKQLAAMRGQQLQAEAGKLVETAVDVDGVRLLAHDAGEGVAAGDLRTLALDLRSRLGEDQPATVAVAGHEGGRAALVITTNAAARERGLAAGAILRGAAEAMGGRGGGKPDMAQGGGGDPVRIPSALTAVREAIAAARTA, encoded by the coding sequence ATGCGCACCTCCGAGATCCACCGCCGCTGGCTCGACTTCTTCGCCGAGAAGGACCACGAGATCGTGCCCAGCGCCTCGCTGGTGTCCTCCGATCCCTCGATCCTGTTCACGATCGCCGGGATGGTGCCCTTCATCCCGTACATCATCGGCACCGAGACGGCGCCCTACCCGCGCGCGGCGAGCGTCCAGAAGTGCATCCGGACCAACGACATCGAGAACGTCGGCCGCACCACGCGCCACGGAACCTTCTTCCAGATGGCGGGGAACTTCTCCTTCGGCGACTACTTCAAGACCGGTGCGATCGACTACTCCTGGGAGTTCCTCACCACCGATCAGGACCACGGCGGGCTCGGCTTCGACCCGGAGCGGCTGTGGTTCACCGTCTGGGAGCAGGATGAGGAGTCCTACCGCCACGTCACCGAGGTCGTCGGCCTGGACCCGCAGCGGGTGGTGCGCCTGCCCCGCGAGGAGATCTTCTGGGACACCGGCCAGCCGGGACCGGCGGGGCCCTGCGGCGAGTGGCACTACGACCGCGGCGCGGAGTACGGGCCTGATGCCGTGACCGGGACCGTCCCCGAATGGCCGGGAGACGAGAAGGCCGAGGACCGCTACATCGAGATCTGGAACCTGGTCTTCGACCAGTTCCTGCGCGGTGAGGGCAAGGGCAAGGACTACCCCCTGCTCGGCGAGCTCGACCAGAAGTCGATCGACACCGGCCTCGGGGTGGAGCGCGTCGCCTACCTGCTCCAGGGCGTGGACAACATGTACGAGATCGACCAGATCTTCCCGGTCATCGAGAAGGCCCAGGAGCTCTCCGGTCGCGTCTACGGCGCCGACGGCGAGGACGACGTGCACCTGCGCATCATCGGCGATCACGTGCGCAGCGCCCTGATGCTGGTGGCCGACGGGGTGCGCCCCGGCAACGAGGGCCGCGGCTACGTGCTGCGCCGCCTGATCCGTCGCGCGGTGCGCTCGATGCGGCTGCTGGGCTACTCCGAGCGGACCATGCCCGCGCTGCTGCCGATCTCGAAGTCCCTGATGGTCGAGTCCTATCCGGCGCTCGAGGCGGATTTCGTGCGCATCAGCGAGATCGTCTACGCCGAGGAGGAGGCCTTCCGCCGCACTCTGGAGACCGGCACCACGATCTTCGACGACGTCGCCGGCGCGGTGAAGAAGGAGGGCGGTCGCGTGCTGCCCGGCGAGGACGCCTTCCGCCTCCACGACACCTACGGCTTCCCGATCGACCTCACGATGGAGATGGCCGGCGAGGTGGGGCTCCAGGTCGACGCCGACGCCTTCCGCAGCGCGATGCAGGAGCAGCGAGAGCGGGCCCGGGCCGACGCCGCGGCGAAGAAGGCCGGACACACCGACACCGCTCTCTACAACCGCCTGCTCACTCAGCGCGGAGGCGAGGTCCCCTTCCTCGGCTACACCGAGGACACGGTCGCCACCACGGTCGAGTCCGTGCTGGTGGACGGGGCACTGGTCGACTCCGTCCAGGCGCCGGCCCAGGTGGAGGTGGTGCTCGCCTCCACGCCGTTCTACGCCGAGTCCGGTGGGCAGCTCGCCGATCAGGGCCAGATCTCCCTCACCGGCGGCGGCCTGATCGAGGTCGATGACGTCCAGAGGCCCGTGCGCGGGCTGATCGTGCACCGCGGACGCCTGGTCGAGGGGGAACTCGCCCAGGGCGCCGCTGCGGTCGCGACCATCGATGCGGAGCGGCGCGGGGCGATCGCCCGGGCACACACCGCGACCCACATGGTCCACGAGTCGCTGCGCGAGGAGCTCGGCGGCAGCGCCACCCAGGCCGGCTCCGAGAACTCGCCGGGACGCATGCGCTTCGACTTCCGGTACGGCCAGGCGGTGCCGAAGTCCGTGCTCGAGCAGATCGAGGGCCGCGTGAACACGCTCCTGCAGGACGAGCTGACCGTCACCGACCAGCAGATGTCGCTGGACGAGGCGAAGGCTCTCGGCGCGCAGGCGCTGTTCGGTGAGAAGTACGGTGACATCGTCCGGGTGGTGTCCATCGGGGGAGACTGGTCGCGTGAGCTGTGCGGCGGCACCCATGTCGACAGCACCGGTGCGATCGGCACCGTGCAGCTGATGGGTGAGGCCTCGATCGGCAGCGGGGTGCGGCGCGTGGACGCGCTGGTGGGTCTGTCCGCCTACCGCCACCAGGCCAAGGAGCACGCCCTCGTCTCCCAGCTGTCCGAGCTGCTGAAGGTCGGTGCGGCCGAGGAGCTGCCCGAGCGCGTCCGCTCCCTCACCCAGAGGATGAAGGACATGGAGAAGCAGCTGGCGGCGATGCGCGGTCAGCAGCTGCAGGCCGAGGCCGGCAAGCTGGTCGAGACCGCGGTCGACGTCGACGGCGTGCGTCTGCTCGCCCACGACGCCGGCGAGGGCGTCGCCGCCGGCGACCTGCGCACCCTCGCCCTGGATCTGCGCAGCCGTCTCGGTGAGGATCAGCCGGCCACCGTGGCGGTCGCCGGCCACGAGGGCGGTAGAGCGGCACTGGTGATCACCACCAACGCCGCGGCCCGTGAGCGGGGGCTGGCGGCCGGCGCGATCCTGCGCGGCGCGGCTGAGGCCATGGGCGGCCGCGGCGGCGGCAAGCCCGATATGGCGCAGGGCGGCGGCGGCGATCCCGTGCGCATCCCCTCGGCGCTCACCGCGGTGCGCGAGGCGATCGCGGCGGCGCGCACCGCATGA
- the ruvX gene encoding Holliday junction resolvase RuvX gives MSAHGSQSADERPGLPRGTRLGVDVGDVRVGLARSDLEGMIATPVETLERGTAVGRVVQEARESEAHAIMVGLPRSLNGSEGAAAEKARDFATELAESLAGDASGIEVRLIDERLTTVSAHKALHSSGRKGRKHRQVVDQVAAVMILQQALDIERSTGARAGERVEAEPAEPAIAEEPSQEDA, from the coding sequence ATGAGCGCGCACGGCAGCCAGTCCGCCGACGAGCGCCCGGGCCTGCCCCGGGGCACCCGGCTCGGGGTCGATGTGGGAGACGTCCGCGTCGGGCTGGCGCGCAGCGACCTGGAGGGGATGATCGCGACCCCCGTCGAGACCCTCGAGCGCGGCACGGCCGTCGGGCGGGTCGTGCAGGAGGCGCGAGAATCCGAGGCGCATGCCATCATGGTGGGGCTTCCGAGATCCTTGAACGGCTCGGAGGGCGCTGCCGCCGAGAAGGCACGGGACTTCGCCACGGAGCTCGCCGAGTCGCTGGCGGGAGATGCCTCGGGCATCGAGGTCAGGCTCATCGACGAACGACTGACCACCGTCTCGGCGCACAAGGCGCTGCACAGCTCGGGCCGCAAGGGACGGAAGCACCGCCAGGTCGTGGATCAGGTCGCCGCCGTGATGATCCTCCAGCAGGCGCTGGACATCGAGCGGTCCACCGGTGCGCGCGCCGGGGAGAGGGTCGAGGCTGAGCCCGCCGAGCCCGCGATCGCCGAGGAACCGAGCCAGGAGGATGCGTGA
- a CDS encoding HNH endonuclease signature motif containing protein: MSAIEEPPSPFDADGRDEAAEAAFLASLPPRLRNVDARQELTREDLPLRGRSMDDPQLSAATQRVWDAEKQEARCLAEKHRALAELYEHDGEYEEVTEVDSVDATRAALALRVTTGAAGWYLRDAYQAVHLFPRCLAALESGVLPSTWFQKMLKSSRSLTDDSRRNLDVAVASWSPDISPERFFTLLKKLIALLEQREERPDPLDGLTRSVELLPSNEPGMGTVQISGPIPDILAQWKQLDESARAVQTAQRTALREGTPIPHDPDGLVLASGKATPLTQLRFALMSSATLDVDGVQIPTERFRLNITVPALTLLGASDEPGSLEGTIPLPPSMARSLAGSTGAWYRVLTDPTSGAFLPLAATRYLPSTAMLEHLRMRNSLCAVPGCTRPTSWASECDHIEECRRGTPDAGALTEIENLHLLCWQHHLDKTAGLLDPTRLPTAVTEPGRTRWVVSRDGDVVTVIDDLDTASLQIAQDLACAWTCFLRGTHAGEPVTVSVPTEPGSAGPEPPGSSSPGQVLPPEQPTEIAEDPPLEYFAWEPPLLRGGHRPPPQEPEKPPEPWGELGPPPF, from the coding sequence ATGAGCGCGATCGAGGAACCGCCGTCGCCGTTCGACGCGGACGGCCGCGATGAGGCTGCTGAAGCGGCGTTCCTGGCGTCCCTGCCGCCGCGGCTGCGGAACGTCGATGCGCGTCAGGAACTCACCCGCGAGGACCTTCCCCTGCGCGGCCGCAGCATGGATGATCCCCAGCTCAGCGCCGCGACCCAGCGCGTCTGGGATGCGGAGAAGCAGGAGGCCCGCTGCCTGGCGGAGAAGCATCGGGCCCTGGCCGAGCTCTACGAGCACGACGGGGAGTACGAGGAGGTCACCGAGGTCGATTCCGTGGACGCCACGCGTGCCGCCCTCGCTCTGCGAGTGACCACCGGTGCTGCTGGCTGGTATCTCCGCGATGCTTATCAGGCGGTGCACCTGTTCCCGCGCTGCCTCGCAGCTTTGGAGTCCGGGGTTCTGCCGTCGACCTGGTTCCAGAAGATGCTGAAATCCTCACGCTCTTTGACGGATGATTCTCGCAGGAATCTGGATGTCGCTGTCGCGTCCTGGTCCCCGGATATCAGTCCGGAACGTTTCTTCACCCTGCTGAAGAAGCTCATCGCCCTGCTCGAGCAGCGCGAGGAGCGGCCTGATCCTCTCGACGGTCTCACTCGCAGTGTCGAGCTCCTGCCCAGCAACGAGCCGGGGATGGGGACCGTGCAGATCAGCGGTCCGATCCCCGACATCCTCGCGCAGTGGAAGCAGTTGGACGAGTCCGCTCGCGCGGTCCAGACCGCCCAGCGCACCGCCCTGCGGGAGGGCACCCCCATTCCGCATGACCCGGACGGTCTCGTCCTGGCCTCGGGGAAGGCCACGCCCCTGACCCAGCTGCGCTTCGCGCTGATGAGCTCGGCGACGCTGGACGTCGACGGAGTCCAGATCCCCACCGAGCGGTTCCGGCTGAACATCACGGTTCCTGCGCTCACGCTGCTGGGTGCTTCGGATGAGCCGGGCAGTCTGGAGGGCACCATCCCGTTGCCGCCGTCGATGGCCCGTTCCCTCGCCGGCAGCACCGGTGCCTGGTACCGCGTGCTGACCGATCCCACCAGTGGTGCTTTCCTGCCGCTGGCGGCGACGAGGTACCTGCCCTCGACGGCGATGCTCGAGCATCTTCGGATGCGCAACAGCCTGTGTGCGGTGCCGGGATGCACCCGGCCCACCTCCTGGGCCTCCGAATGCGATCACATCGAAGAATGCCGGCGCGGCACGCCTGACGCGGGAGCCCTCACCGAGATCGAGAACCTCCACCTGCTGTGCTGGCAGCACCACCTCGACAAGACGGCCGGCCTGCTGGACCCCACCCGGCTGCCCACCGCCGTCACCGAGCCCGGCCGCACCCGCTGGGTCGTCAGTCGCGACGGCGATGTCGTGACCGTGATCGATGATCTCGACACCGCGAGCCTCCAGATCGCCCAGGACCTCGCATGCGCCTGGACCTGCTTCCTGCGCGGCACCCATGCCGGGGAGCCGGTCACCGTTTCGGTGCCGACAGAACCCGGATCGGCTGGCCCCGAACCCCCGGGATCCAGCAGTCCAGGTCAGGTGCTCCCTCCCGAGCAACCGACGGAGATCGCGGAGGATCCGCCGCTCGAGTACTTCGCCTGGGAACCACCCTTGCTGCGAGGGGGACACCGCCCGCCACCGCAGGAGCCCGAGAAGCCCCCGGAACCCTGGGGAGAACTGGGCCCACCACCCTTCTGA
- a CDS encoding shikimate dehydrogenase, with the protein MGPRRFAVVGSPVGHSLSPALHRAAYAALGIRDAQYTRFEVPAGMLEEFLVHGPGRELSGLSVTMPGKPEAFALAAETDATSRSLGVANTLLRRDDGSWRAENHDVHGIMAALRDHGGGTGGSGAVLGSGATALSAVAALIGLGVDTVLLSARSAEKLTPLEDFARGLGAEVRRIPWDRQHEVLTADMVVSALAIDGARAVAAQWRTLPSLPRTGVLLDVLYDPWPAPLAAVVAEAGGEVADGLEMLAHQADMQLRSMLGVPAAPVAQMLAAAREELGRRPQEPPG; encoded by the coding sequence ATGGGACCGCGCCGCTTCGCCGTGGTCGGCTCCCCGGTCGGTCACTCGCTCTCGCCCGCACTGCACCGCGCCGCATATGCCGCACTCGGGATCCGTGATGCCCAGTACACCCGGTTCGAGGTGCCCGCCGGGATGCTCGAGGAGTTCCTGGTGCACGGCCCCGGCCGGGAGCTGTCCGGGCTCAGCGTGACGATGCCCGGCAAACCCGAGGCCTTCGCCCTGGCCGCGGAGACCGACGCCACCTCTCGGTCCCTCGGGGTGGCCAACACCCTTCTGCGCCGGGACGACGGCAGCTGGCGTGCGGAGAACCATGACGTGCACGGCATCATGGCCGCGCTGCGGGACCACGGCGGGGGGACCGGCGGCAGCGGGGCCGTGCTCGGCTCCGGAGCGACCGCGCTCAGTGCCGTCGCCGCTCTCATCGGGCTCGGCGTGGACACGGTGCTGCTCTCCGCCCGATCGGCGGAGAAGCTGACCCCGCTCGAGGATTTCGCGAGGGGGCTCGGTGCGGAGGTCCGGCGCATCCCCTGGGACCGGCAGCACGAGGTGCTCACGGCCGACATGGTGGTCAGCGCCCTGGCGATCGACGGTGCGCGTGCGGTGGCGGCGCAGTGGCGGACGCTGCCGTCCCTCCCGCGGACCGGCGTGCTGCTGGACGTGCTCTACGACCCCTGGCCCGCTCCGCTCGCGGCCGTGGTCGCCGAGGCCGGGGGAGAGGTCGCCGACGGGCTCGAGATGCTCGCCCACCAGGCCGATATGCAGCTGCGCTCCATGCTCGGGGTCCCCGCCGCACCGGTGGCGCAGATGCTCGCCGCAGCTCGTGAGGAGCTGGGTCGCCGACCGCAGGAACCACCGGGCTGA
- a CDS encoding RNA methyltransferase, producing the protein MSRRHPAAREHRSSLPARLERRNALFQQWQSLLSNRTKRSRSGEMIIQGVRPITLAIAHGVEIRALLSDGRAQPSRWARDLLEDPPGPVVELAPELMAELGEREDGAPELLALAAVPSDALDRLTPTDTAVVVVFDRPSGPGNIGSLARSADALGAEALLITGHSADAWDPAAIRASTGSIFALPVLRVPSHREVLDWLGTRRALGEPWTVLGLDEAGGHELSAEDLSGPTLVVIGNETVGMSAGWREACDVVAEIPIGGSASSLNAAVAGSIALYEIRRQRRSTRHG; encoded by the coding sequence ATGAGCCGCCGACACCCGGCGGCGCGCGAGCACCGCTCGTCCCTGCCGGCGCGGCTGGAGCGCCGCAACGCCCTGTTCCAGCAGTGGCAGTCGCTGCTGAGCAATCGCACCAAGCGCTCCCGCAGCGGGGAGATGATCATCCAGGGCGTGCGCCCGATCACCCTGGCGATCGCCCACGGGGTGGAGATCAGGGCGCTGCTGTCCGATGGCCGTGCCCAGCCCTCCCGCTGGGCAAGGGACCTGCTCGAGGACCCTCCCGGCCCGGTGGTGGAGCTGGCCCCCGAGCTGATGGCCGAGCTGGGGGAGCGGGAGGACGGTGCGCCGGAGCTGCTGGCTCTGGCCGCGGTGCCCTCGGACGCTCTCGACCGGCTCACCCCCACGGACACCGCGGTGGTGGTGGTCTTCGACCGTCCCTCCGGTCCGGGGAACATCGGATCGCTGGCCCGTTCGGCCGATGCCCTCGGCGCCGAGGCACTGCTGATCACGGGCCACAGTGCCGATGCCTGGGATCCTGCGGCCATCCGTGCCAGCACCGGGTCGATCTTCGCCCTTCCCGTGCTGCGGGTGCCCTCCCACCGGGAGGTGCTGGACTGGCTCGGCACCCGCAGAGCGCTGGGGGAGCCGTGGACGGTGCTCGGGCTGGATGAGGCGGGCGGGCACGAGCTGTCCGCGGAGGACCTCTCCGGGCCCACCCTGGTGGTCATCGGGAACGAGACCGTCGGCATGAGCGCAGGCTGGCGGGAGGCCTGCGACGTCGTCGCCGAGATCCCGATCGGCGGCTCCGCGTCCTCGCTGAACGCGGCAGTGGCCGGATCCATCGCGCTCTACGAGATCCGGCGTCAGCGCCGCAGCACCCGGCACGGCTGA